The genomic window atgtgcccagggttttccctctgtctatggaggttttacctgggcccaacttatctagttttagtctagaattaagagtgaggggagttagtcatggcgaaaacgtctgccatggctggccaatcccctcctagcacatgatgcacgtgaccttttctgcatggttaaaaacccgcatgtttagagcgtatagggcttgccctgagacgcacttagagtcttccctacctagacccctcccttacacacttagttttaacttaggttaggaaaaaaaaaaaaaaaaaacgttcccctgcgcttcctcccctacattctttcccttctttatcccttattcgtcgttcctgctccctcccctttcacaagctccgcccaagtgaccgtcatctgcgatcgggtacggcgctcattggccgtggtgttgttccaggtgaattctgaactgatactaaagtctctgatacttttcaagtgtactcgtttgccgttcctgatacaggcgcgtatcagtgataaagtatcaggttgatacttttcgacccacctctaattgtaatatttgttttgtttctagGTTCGAGgccgtaggagtaatgctcgttggttCGAGGCAACTTCGAGGCTTTGCTTTTGGGGTTAGTGTGTTGATGTCTAATTGttaaagtttgtttatttttgttttttatgacAATGAATAAATGCGCAGTACTGCTATTAAAGTTTAcgaattataaaaaatttcaggTCAGTATTAAATTTTAGGCAATTctgaatattttataatgtttccataaaaattattaacaaaaaaccaaatttatttttaactttctgaCACactttcttattattattattatcatctaaGAGGGCTTTGTGTTTTGTGATACTGCAAGCAGTTAACGAGTAATTGACCATATGTGTGGTtaggtgtattaaaaaaaaacctgacgtCTAAGAATGTTTGGTtgggttaagttagctacattttataTTGATAATTCGTAACCGATCATTGCAATGATCACaataggtaaatatttacaagcgcggtagatgccaaaaataatgctaaaaatctgaaaatacttttattctgtgccctttcacttcctcttttcaaaacaaccggcggaggtaagaaattccaaatactttaggagatatcgaattttttaatttcatcatatgtagagtcgcggtatatgccaaaaaaaatgctaaacatctgaaaatacctttattatatgctcttcaacttcctcttttcattaaaagcggcggagattagaaattccaaatactttaggagatatcgaatttttaaatttcagcacaaaaccagcgcattcctgtggcgtgcgtgcacccttgtttacgtacgagtatctattttttttattggataatgatgttacgtgattgttcgtgataggccagaattcaaatgaactaatacgtgattatttagttcaattattgtttaaaacggtgtttaattaccgcctccaacttacgtgagtttttaacgtttctaattttaaagtcttatttgttattttgatattgttgcgcaagtaataagtaacaaaaaaaattacgtgagttgttactgtacctttgttacgggtttgttaggtaaggtcagttacattataaataatttaaaactaaagaataattaaaattaattcacattatttttaatatcaccttagtttgaaagtatttataatgtaactgacctgacctaatcgaccattttagtttactgttcaccctctgtccgggtttgtttggtcaggtcagttacattataaatattttaaaactaaacagccattaaaattaattcacataataatttttaatgtcggcttagtttgaaagtattaataatgtaactgacctgacctaatcaaccattttattaattacgcattcacgattcacgtattcacgaacacggcaaaataacaaaaatggcgccgctcgaatggttccacaggtcttgtattgcaaaattaaaaaattcgatatctcctaaagtatttggaatttcttatctccgccgcttttaatgaaaagaggaagttgaagagcatatgataaaggtattttaggattttttacattttttttggcatctaccgcgactctacatatcatgaaattaaaaaattcgatatctcctaaagtatttggaatttcttatctccgccggttgatttgaaaagaggaagtgaaagtgcatagaataaaagtattttcggatttttagcattatttttggcatctaccgcgattgtaaatatttacctaatattTAATCACACAATTAGGTAAAATGATGAAACTACTTTAAGTACCTCTTTGTGAATGACTTACATATGTCACAAAGTAAAAGAAAAAGCATATTGGGATTTTTAATTTCAGTAGTTCTAAATAGTAGCtctccaaatatattttggtgatGGCTAGGAATGGTGACGTATCAAAATTGAAAATGCTTGCCATTAGGCATTAGCCTGCTGGCAAGAAGGTTCCATCTCATTCCATTTCCTTTAATCTACTTCTAAACTATACCTCTGTGGCTTCTTCCATCTTTCTCTTAAAGCTTGTGCATTATGATCTCACTACTTATAAACTTCCCtctacagcctgaagcctgaacCCCACCCCTGACCATCCTCACCATTCTTTGTGACTCCATTGTAGCCGCCCCATTTAATGTCTACAACCATTAAGCTAGGCTACATTCACAGTAAGTAGCATGTAAACAGCATGTGAGCAGCACAGTTGCTCTTATGTAAGTCAAAGCTACATTAACACACACCACAGCAGTTCAAAATAGAACAGAGGTTCAAGTCCTGGTGCAGATATACTGTTTTGGTTTTTCTGTGTCACTGCAGGCTATTGCTGGGATGTTTCATTACTTTATGCTGTGTTAGAATCCTTCGCCAATATTCTTTTTCTgactttgaatttgaattttacaTCTGCAATTGGGCTTACACCTTATGACAAgaaattcacccccccccccccccatgccctTCTCATACTTTACACTTACCATTTCCTGAAGCTTCCTCCATGAGTCCTTCACAACTCTTGCTTCCAATACCGTTCCCTGGAGTTCATTTCACTCCCACCCCGTCCTCACCTGGAATTAGTAATTCCATCTTTCTGTACAATTCTATTTCCTTTCTTTCTTCCACTCATGGTCTCTCCTCTTTCTGTACCTACCTCCCCCAACCCAGCCTCTGTGATCACCCTGAACAGTCTCGCCAGTCTTTCTATCTGCCTGTGTTCGTGTGGACCGTCACTAATGACCTCACTGGTGCctagatgtaaaaaaattaaataaaactaaaattaaatttatactcATAATAGTGCTTAGTTTATTTATGTTTGTGATAGTTTTCAATAATAAATGTAGCGATACATTTTTGCAGGTTAGCCAACCTCTGTACTCACTACATGCATTAATGTAACATTACTCATAAAGTTTTGATCATGGTCAAAAGAAATGAATATTGGTTATTTATTAAGTTATTGCAGTCGAGTTGATTATTATCAGGGATATGATTCATTTTAATTCACTGACTGAtaatcaatataatttttttctgctaaaATGTCATTAAAAAATCTTGATTTGAAGACTTGtaaaattttagtttcaaaacagcaaaattttatttaggcctaggtaaatatattattaacttaCCAAATAGGTACGATTTACATAGCCTATGAAtgctgtgtttttttaaaaatcttttttcttcACAGTTGCCTGGTTTGAAGAACAAGTTCTCATCATGTGCAGTCCGGCATGGCTCTAATCCAATCGCACGACACAAATTTAAATCCCCCGATAAATCTATGAAATATGACCCTTTTGGGATTGCACTCTTGGTAAGTAACTTGAACTGCTATCGTAACTGAGAAGACCAATACTAACACAAATAAACTTTGATTCTTAACACAAGTTTTCATAATTTTGACATTAATTTGGAtggttgtattatttttttgttgtgtacTTGCTGAGTGTGAGGAGCTCTTAGGGTGTGATTGTTTAAGAGCAGCGCTAATGGAATGAGGTGATGGAACAATGCTTAATATGCTAGACTTGTATTAAGGAGGGCTCAGGTTTGGATCACAGTCTGGCCAACCTGATGATTTCAATTTTTCCATAGATAACTGAAATTACTTGAAGTGATGCTGGGATGGCTTCTGCCAATGGCTCATAATGATTCTCTTCCCCCAATTGCCATTGTTGGTGTGAAGTGTTTCCACCTGTAATGAACTCACTATCGCCAAGACATAAagctcaaataaataaaataagaagtGGCTGTAGGTAGGGCTtaatgtttcgtgattggttacTTTCTAGCCCAAAATTTCATCGATTAAAGGCACGAGCTACCTGGGCATACATGGCGTGGTGTGCCGAGCTTTAGAAAAACCCACAcattttgaaaactgctcaagatatcagagtggggtctgtttacgaaaagcatttaagaatacgctgagggtggatgattAGTTCTGcttcaatatttcatttttaaactgtttttagaaaattgaaaatggctgaaaagtgtgttttcagaataatatttagccATGAAACACCCAGTACAGATTCTGGAAAGgactaaagggacttgcattacatctttatctctTTTTATTAACCTTTAATGTCAGGGGTACTGCTTAAATTTCATAGTTTTCTTATGTACAatgagccttgcgcttagaggagataACCGGGCTAGAAGCACCGGTGAACTCACATTTATCATCCcatctcactaacacaaatacactctTTAATAGCCGGGCTCATTAAGTACTTTCTGTTTGGTAGATACTTCATTCTTGTGTAACATATAGTCGAAAATGATTAACTTGGATGAAATTACCTTTTTCTGTAGCAACAGGTATTCACTAAGTGTGTCAGTTGTCATGTTAACTGTAGTGTGACGCGACTGTGGGTGCAGTCTGTCCCGGTGGCAGCGTTCGCCCTGGGCACGTGGCAGGTGAAGCGCAGGCAGTGGAAGCTGCAACTCATTGCTGACTTGTCGGAGAGGTTCAACACTGAACCAGAGGAGCTGCCCTACGAGTGAGAAAGAGCTGTGTGCCGTTTGTAGTCACAACCAAAATGTGTATGTCATTGTTTGGAAGAACTGATATTCACATAGTGGACTTTCCCTCAGGTTGTGCTTGCCTGTTCTTGATGCCGACAAAGGGGAGTGGGCACATTTTTGGAGTGATTACTTTGCCTCTTGTCTGTATGACTGTGTCGTGCCCACCATGAGAGTCCATTTGACTCTTGATGGGtacataacaaatataaataaaaatagacTTCATGTGCAATTCGAACAAAATTCAGCAATCCATTACACATTTttgttgtaattattattttttcagatATATTCCTTAGCTGAATAAATTCAAGCACAGGtctacaaattataattttatgataGTTGAAATTGTAACTGTGTATATCAAAATTTTTGGGAGACGACCATCTGACACTCAACTACCTGTCTGACCATCTGTCACTCATCCACCTAAGTGGGAGATGACTATCTGATACTCAGCCACCTTGGTGAGAGACGACTATCTGATACTCAACTACCTTGGTGGGAGACGACTATCTGACACTCAACGACCTTGTTGGAAGACGACTATCTGTCATTCAATCACGTAAATGGGAGACGACTATCTGACACTCAGCCACCTTGGTGAAAGACGACTATCTGTCACTCAACCACCTTGATGAGAGACGACTATCTGACTCTCAACTACATTGGTGGTAGATGACTATCTGACACTCAACAACCTTGGTCATTCAACTACCTAAGTGGGAGATGATTTTCTGACAATCAACCTTCTTGGTGAGAGACGACTATCTGACACTCAATTACCTTAGTGGAATATGACTATCTGACACTCAACTACCTTGGAGGGAGACAATTACCTTATTTCTCATTCAACTTgtaaaaattgaatgttttgaaattttttcattttctcaaaTTGGATTTAAAATTTTAGTAGGCTACCTATTTTACTGACATAGCGGACACGTAAGATGGCTGTCTGCTTTTCTCTTATATTTCTTATTCCACTACCTGCTCATTGAATTACTATTCATTATAGAGCCTCGTCTATGACTTAATGGGACAAATAACTCTCTGGAGGCATACATTCATTTACACATCACTTGCTTTATGCCTCAAGTTGTTCTTCAAAGGGACTCAAGGCAGTGAAAGGTTTTTACTCTAACATGTTCATGATAATGGTCATGCAGATTAGTGATCGTGCCAAATTATGAAACATCAAAATAATTGTAACAGAAATAccaaagataaattaatatacagtacaatAGTATTCAAAACTAGTTGCATTAAGCTACTCTATAGAAAAAAAGTACAGCTATGCattgattttttcaaaaaatcattGTAGAAATGTAATTGTGAAATGTGAAATGccagaaaacaggaaacactgaactgaaatgaaaactgacagtaaTGATAAACTGTAAGCATACCTAAAACGCTGGCAGCGCAGTAGCATGACCTCGCAGACAAGGTTAACAGTCGTAAAGAAATCTGAATGCGAGTGACTCTCTTGGTGCTGGATTACCGAATGCCTAGAACCATAGAATGTTGGATTAGACCTTTTACTGTGGTCttaatgaaatcattttaaaacatgCCCTCTAAATATAGCTGTTATAAACTTGTAGATAGCAGGGTGCGCAAACCTGACGTGTGCGTCTTGTGACAAGTGAAGCCTGTCGCTCCTGGATGACATGGAGTACCGGCCAGTGAGGGTGCGGGGGCAGTTCGACCACTCGAAGGAGCTGTACATGGGGCCCCGTTCGCTGATTGTGGACGGGGACAGCCCGGCAGGGGGAGGGGTGTTCTCCGGGAGTTCTGGTGGCCAGACCGGCTACCTAGTCATCACGCCCTTCCAGCTCGCCGACAGAGAGTAAGTGTTGCCTCCGCTCAACTTCACTCTATCCAAACTCAGTAGTGTTATCCTAATTACATAGAGTTGTAACTGAAATTGACTGCAGCTCTAAATTAATAAAgattgcaggctttcgcggccattgcctggagttgcttggcatctgggttgtagccacattgaaggcgaagatatcactgACATTTTGGTCGACgtcgcagtcgccatcttcagggagcagttacctgctgaTGTTCttgcaagttctcctgccttttaatactctcaCCTGAGAGGGAAGTGTTCcagattggctgcagctgtgggccaatcagagccttcctttcttctgatTGTTGGTTTCGTCAGacggagctgggcttctgtggtTGGCTGGGAGTGCTGGCCAATAAGTGGCCTCTTTTATTCTGGTTtgctgggctgtttggccaaccagaggcaATCTGTCTATTGttagatgcagagctaggttttgagTATTTCTGAAGAGTGGGtcccatattctgcttaatttgtatcCATCCTCTCTATTTTTGTTGAAtgagtgttttaatatttctactgattttCGAaagtatcttttcttgtattgtagGATGTTGGCCATGGTGTGGAACTGGTCAAATTCAATGTTGCGCCTGGTTACAAAGAGTGTTCTGCTATAACTGATCGTAGGTTTTCATGtttaacccttgtgattattcgCCTGCCAATTTGTTCTGTGTATACTTTGCCACATAAACATGGAACCTTGTTCACACCGGCTAGATTTTCGACTGGAGTTTTATCTTTCACTGATTTCAGGGACCCctcaatattttttataggtTTGAAAGTTGCATTTATTTTGTGCTTCCTGAGAATTCTGGCAACTTGGTCTGAAATTTCTTTGATGTAAGGAATTAAGGCTTTGTTGGGGAGATGCTTGTTTTTTGCTTTTGAGGTGGTTTCATGGATTTCTTAATTCTGATTTTGAGTAGCCATTTGCTTCAAGAGCAGTTGTTAGGTGTTTCAGCTCTTCCCCAATATTGTCTTCTTCGCAAATGGCTCTAGCTCTGTTGACCAAAGTGAAAATTAAAGTTCTTTTTTGAAATGGTAGTGGTGTGAACTAGCCTGTAGATACCTGCCTGTGTGGGTTGGCTTTCTTTAAACACTGTGGCCAATATGGTTATTCTCTCCTCTTGTGACCAAGACATCCAGAAAAGGCAATTTTCCTTTTATGTATTTCCACTTCCATGGTGAATTATATGTTTGTATGGATGCTGTTCAGGTGTTTCAGGTAGTCTTGCAGCTTGTCTTTGCCATGTGTCCATATCACAAAGGGTCATCTAtgtacctgtaccagcacttgggTTTGAGCTGGCTGGTATGTATTGCTTTCCCCTCAAAATCTTCCATGAAAATGTTGGTTAAGAGAGGAGAGAAATTTGAGTCCATAGTGGTGCCAGCActctcagccaatcacagaagcccagctccaaTTGCCCAAACCAACAgcccaaccagaagaaaggaaggctctgattggctcacagctgcAGTCAATCGGAAAACACTCCCCTTTCAAGCAAGAGtagtattaaaaggcaggagaacttgctATAACCTCAGTAAGTAactgctacctgatgatggcgactgcaacattGACCGAAACATTGATGATTTCTTTGCCTTTGATGTGGCTACAACCCTGAAGCTAAGTATCTCCAGCTCTAATTTAAGTTTTCTCACTGTGGCCTTTTTTACAGTCTAAAAAATGAACATTATGTTTTAAGTATTGAACTtcttaattttcatatattttaaatgtaaaaatttaacattttagtagttacaattttttattttaaaaatttatctgtAGTGATTTAGAAAACCCTGTTATCAGTTAATACAGATTTCTTATTAATACAAAATGTTATCACAGTACCCTAGACATTGCATTAGAGTTACAgtgttaagaggccactccagtgtttcaggggcactacgcaacccacgttaacctcataagattcaatgctattttcattttgcttataactaattaactaatatagatttcgaaatgatgcttgcttgatatgtaagacaacgatgctcttttTAAAGCCCCTTTcgtcaaaaacgtgcataaattatggttcaaacctatacacttattcatattagtgaagattagtataaaaccataatttatgcaagtttttgaagaaaggggctttgataagagcatcgttgtcttacatatcaagcaagcatcatttcgaaatctgtattagttaattagttataagcaaaatgaaaatagcattgaatcttatgaggttaacgcgggttgcgtagtgcccctgaaacactggagtggcctcttaagtaatttgtttaataccaAAGTATGGATATTATTTAATTCAATGGTGTTTTTGTTTAGAGGGTAAACAATTATATTTAGTAATGTTCAATGTAAAGAATCACTGTGAAGttgaaactaaaataatactgctGCCATTGCTTAAGTTCAATGTAGGTTGGGGAAAAAAGTCTTTGAATTATACTTCTTCCAAAATGATTGCATTATGTCATT from Bacillus rossius redtenbacheri isolate Brsri chromosome 1, Brsri_v3, whole genome shotgun sequence includes these protein-coding regions:
- the LOC134540376 gene encoding surfeit locus protein 1 isoform X4, translating into MLVGSRQLRGFAFGLPGLKNKFSSCAVRHGSNPIARHKFKSPDKSMKYDPFGIALLSVPVAAFALGTWQVKRRQWKLQLIADLSERFNTEPEELPYDLSLLDDMEYRPVRVRGQFDHSKELYMGPRSLIVDGDSPAGGGVFSGSSGGQTGYLVITPFQLADRDLTILVNRGWVPARLKSPELRMAGQVQGEVELVGVIRCSEGRPPFLPKNRPDCWVYRDLAEMANTTGATPVFLDAAASSTVPGGPIGGQTRVTLRNEHMSYIITWYTLAAVTAFMWHKRFIRGLPVV
- the LOC134540376 gene encoding surfeit locus protein 1 isoform X3, with product MLVGSRQLRGFAFGLPGLKNKFSSCAVRHGSNPIARHKFKSPDKSMKYDPFGIALLSVPVAAFALGTWQVKRRQWKLQLIADLSERFNTEPEELPYDLSLLDDMEYRPVRVRGQFDHSKELYMGPRSLIVDGDSPAGGGVFSGSSGGQTGYLVITPFQLADRDLTILVNRGWVPARLKSPELRMAGQVQGEVELVGVIRCSEGRPPFLPKNRPDCWVYRDLAEMANTTGATPVFLDAAASSTVPGGPIGGQTRVTLRNEHMSYIITWSVRMLFIPASRMIFYSFADALKSSD
- the LOC134540376 gene encoding surfeit locus protein 1 isoform X1, whose amino-acid sequence is MTMNKCAVLLLKFTNYKKFQLPGLKNKFSSCAVRHGSNPIARHKFKSPDKSMKYDPFGIALLSVPVAAFALGTWQVKRRQWKLQLIADLSERFNTEPEELPYDLSLLDDMEYRPVRVRGQFDHSKELYMGPRSLIVDGDSPAGGGVFSGSSGGQTGYLVITPFQLADRDLTILVNRGWVPARLKSPELRMAGQVQGEVELVGVIRCSEGRPPFLPKNRPDCWVYRDLAEMANTTGATPVFLDAAASSTVPGGPIGGQTRVTLRNEHMSYIITWSVRMLFIPASRMIFYSFADALKSSD
- the LOC134540376 gene encoding surfeit locus protein 1 isoform X2 → MTMNKCAVLLLKFTNYKKFQLPGLKNKFSSCAVRHGSNPIARHKFKSPDKSMKYDPFGIALLSVPVAAFALGTWQVKRRQWKLQLIADLSERFNTEPEELPYDLSLLDDMEYRPVRVRGQFDHSKELYMGPRSLIVDGDSPAGGGVFSGSSGGQTGYLVITPFQLADRDLTILVNRGWVPARLKSPELRMAGQVQGEVELVGVIRCSEGRPPFLPKNRPDCWVYRDLAEMANTTGATPVFLDAAASSTVPGGPIGGQTRVTLRNEHMSYIITWYTLAAVTAFMWHKRFIRGLPVV
- the LOC134540376 gene encoding surfeit locus protein 1 isoform X5; this encodes MIKLPGLKNKFSSCAVRHGSNPIARHKFKSPDKSMKYDPFGIALLSVPVAAFALGTWQVKRRQWKLQLIADLSERFNTEPEELPYDLSLLDDMEYRPVRVRGQFDHSKELYMGPRSLIVDGDSPAGGGVFSGSSGGQTGYLVITPFQLADRDLTILVNRGWVPARLKSPELRMAGQVQGEVELVGVIRCSEGRPPFLPKNRPDCWVYRDLAEMANTTGATPVFLDAAASSTVPGGPIGGQTRVTLRNEHMSYIITWSVRMLFIPASRMIFYSFADALKSSD